AACAACATCGCGGCCGCGAAGGCCGTGGCGGATGCCGTGCGGTCGACCTTGGGTCCGCGGGGCATGGACAAGATGCTCGTGGACAGCCTCGGGGACGTCGTCATCACGAACGATGGCGTCACGATCCTCAAGGAGATCGACATCGAGCACCCCGCCGCCAAGATGCTCGTCGAGGTCGCCAAGACCCAGGACGAGGAGGCCGGCGACGGCACGACGACCGCGGTCATCCTCGCGGGCGAGCTCCTCAAGAAGGCGGAAGACCTCATCGATCAGAACATCCACCCGACCGTAATCGCGTCGGGCTACCGCCAGGCGAGCGAGAAGGCCCGGGAGATCCTCGAGAAGGTCGCGAGCAAGATCTCCATCAAGGACACGGACGTCCTGAAGAAGGTCTCGATGACCTCGATGTCGTCCAAGTCCTCCAGCGGCCACAAGGAGCTCCTCGCGGACATCTCCGTGAAGGCCGTCTCGACGGTGGCCGAGCAGCGCGCGGATGGCAGCTACTTCGTGGACGACGACAACATCCAGGTCGTGAAGAAGCAGGGCGGCTCCATCGCCGACACGGAACTCGTGGACGGCATCATCGTGGACAAGGAACGCGTCCACCCGGGCATGCCGTCCGAGGTCAAAGAGGCAAAGATCGCCCTCGTCGACGCGGCCCTCGAGGTCAAGAAGACCGAGATCGACGCGAAGATCGAGATCACGGACCCGACCCAGCTCCAGGCCTTCCTGAACGAGGAGGAAGGCATGCTCAAGCGCATGGTCGAGACCGTGAAGAAGAGCGGCGCCACGATCCTGTTCAGCCAGAAGGGCATTGACGACCTGGCCCAGCACTACCTCGCCAAGGAGGGCATCTACGCCGTCCGGCGGGTCAAGAAGTCCGACATGGAAAAGCTCGCGAAGGCCACGGGCGGCAAGATCGTGACCAAGCTCGACGAGCTGTCCAAGGACGACCTGGGCTACGCCAAGAGCGTCTTCGAGAAGAAGATCGGCGAGGACTCCATGACGTTCGTCACGGGCTGCAAGAACCCCAAGGCCGTGTCCATCCTGATCCGGGGCGGCACCGAGCACGTGGTCGACGAGGTCGAGCGGTCCCTCGAGGACTCCACGAGCGTCGTGGCCGTGGCCATCGAGGACGGCAAGGTCGTGACGGGCGGCGGCTCCAGCGCCACGGAGATCGCCCTCGGGTTGCGCGACTTCGCCTCCACGGTCGGCGGACGCGAGCAGATCGCGATCGAGGCCTTTGCGGACGCCATGGAATGCGTCCCGCGCACCCTCGCCGAGAACGCCGGGCTGGATCCCATCGATATGCTCATCGAGCTCCGCAAGGAGCACAAGAAGGGCAACAAGTACGCCGGCGTGAACGTCTTCACAGGCAAGGTCTCCGACATGAAGAAGGAGAACGTGATCGAGCCGATTCGCGTGGGCAGCCAGGCCATCAGCTCCGCGACGGACGCGGCGGTCATGGTACTCCGGATCGACGACGTCATCGCGGCCAAGTCCGGCGGCGGACCGGGCGGCAAGGGACCGGGCGCTGGCGGA
Above is a window of Thermoplasmata archaeon DNA encoding:
- the thsB gene encoding thermosome subunit beta; the encoded protein is MPAGTPIFVLKEGTRRERGKGAQFNNIAAAKAVADAVRSTLGPRGMDKMLVDSLGDVVITNDGVTILKEIDIEHPAAKMLVEVAKTQDEEAGDGTTTAVILAGELLKKAEDLIDQNIHPTVIASGYRQASEKAREILEKVASKISIKDTDVLKKVSMTSMSSKSSSGHKELLADISVKAVSTVAEQRADGSYFVDDDNIQVVKKQGGSIADTELVDGIIVDKERVHPGMPSEVKEAKIALVDAALEVKKTEIDAKIEITDPTQLQAFLNEEEGMLKRMVETVKKSGATILFSQKGIDDLAQHYLAKEGIYAVRRVKKSDMEKLAKATGGKIVTKLDELSKDDLGYAKSVFEKKIGEDSMTFVTGCKNPKAVSILIRGGTEHVVDEVERSLEDSTSVVAVAIEDGKVVTGGGSSATEIALGLRDFASTVGGREQIAIEAFADAMECVPRTLAENAGLDPIDMLIELRKEHKKGNKYAGVNVFTGKVSDMKKENVIEPIRVGSQAISSATDAAVMVLRIDDVIAAKSGGGPGGKGPGAGGEGDEGGAGEEF